A single Desulfovibrio piger DNA region contains:
- a CDS encoding (Fe-S)-binding protein codes for MSDLKKLAKRLMTLDDRIIACMKCGMCQAVCPMFGATMMEADVARGKLALVDNLAHEMIADPEAVADKLGRCLLCGSCEANCPSGVKIMDIFMEAREIVNTYIGLHPVKKMVFRALLPYPGLFNFAMRVGAPMQRVIFRSNKDTQNTACAPMLNFMLGDRHIRSLALKPLHAIYGNLDEPRVMGGLKVAFFPGCMGDKLYVDVSEACIKVLHHHNVAIYMPSSFACCGIPALSSGDAEGMVKQMAKSLAAFGESSFDYVLTACSSCTSTIKELWPRYAARLGSVEQHQAEALAAITMDINEFLVKVLKVEAVESLPGAKTVTYHDSCHLKKALGLSEEPRTIIKANPNYKLVEMKEADRCCGCGGSFNLFHYDLSRVIGQRKRDNVVATGAHVVAAGCPACMMQLEDVLSHNNDPVQVKHTIQIYAETLK; via the coding sequence ATGAGCGACCTGAAAAAACTGGCAAAGCGTCTGATGACGCTTGACGACCGCATCATCGCCTGCATGAAGTGCGGCATGTGCCAGGCTGTCTGCCCCATGTTCGGCGCCACCATGATGGAAGCCGACGTGGCCCGCGGCAAGCTGGCCCTGGTGGACAATCTTGCCCATGAGATGATCGCCGACCCCGAGGCCGTGGCCGACAAGCTGGGCCGCTGCCTGCTGTGCGGCTCCTGCGAGGCCAACTGCCCCTCCGGCGTGAAGATCATGGACATCTTCATGGAGGCCCGCGAGATCGTGAACACCTATATTGGCCTGCATCCGGTCAAAAAGATGGTGTTCCGTGCCCTGCTGCCGTATCCCGGCCTGTTCAATTTTGCCATGCGGGTGGGCGCGCCCATGCAGCGCGTCATCTTCCGCAGCAACAAGGACACCCAGAACACGGCCTGCGCCCCCATGCTCAACTTCATGCTGGGCGACCGCCACATCCGTTCCCTGGCCCTCAAGCCCCTGCACGCCATCTACGGCAACCTGGACGAGCCCCGCGTCATGGGCGGTCTGAAGGTGGCCTTCTTCCCCGGCTGCATGGGGGACAAGCTGTATGTGGATGTGTCCGAAGCCTGCATCAAGGTGCTGCACCACCATAACGTGGCCATCTACATGCCCAGCAGCTTCGCCTGCTGCGGCATCCCGGCCCTGTCCTCCGGCGACGCCGAAGGCATGGTGAAGCAGATGGCCAAGAGCCTGGCCGCCTTTGGCGAGAGCAGCTTCGACTATGTGCTGACGGCCTGTTCCTCCTGTACCTCCACCATCAAGGAACTGTGGCCCCGTTACGCCGCCCGCCTGGGCAGCGTGGAACAGCACCAGGCCGAGGCCCTGGCCGCCATCACCATGGACATCAACGAATTCCTGGTGAAGGTGCTCAAGGTCGAAGCCGTGGAAAGCCTGCCCGGCGCCAAGACCGTGACCTACCACGATTCCTGCCACCTCAAGAAGGCCCTGGGCCTTTCCGAGGAACCGCGCACCATCATCAAGGCCAACCCCAACTACAAGCTGGTGGAGATGAAGGAAGCCGACCGTTGCTGCGGCTGCGGCGGTTCCTTCAACCTCTTCCACTATGACCTGTCGCGTGTCATCGGCCAGCGCAAGCGTGACAACGTGGTGGCCACGGGCGCCCATGTGGTGGCCGCCGGCTGCCCTGCCTGCATGATGCAGCTGGAGGACGTGCTTTCGCACAACAATGACCCCGTGCAGGTCAAACACACTATCCAGATCTATGCCGAGACCCTCAAATAG
- a CDS encoding lactate utilization protein, protein MAPEEMQDLVQDFTAKATAVNAVVQELPNMAAALQYVVDVCENKAPCELMADEDVEKGPNGPNGVPTRVQRIVAAPVLNDEDFATLEAACNEKGFLCIRDGLRNHLAGIDVGLTAAEMGVSSSATCLVNTDNEDARLAGMISEIHVLLLAKSKLVRTLPEIADRMRELLMANPKGGNYTTLISGPSRTADIERVAAVGVHGPLELHIILLED, encoded by the coding sequence ATGGCCCCTGAAGAAATGCAGGATCTTGTTCAGGACTTCACCGCCAAGGCCACGGCCGTCAACGCCGTGGTGCAGGAGCTGCCCAACATGGCCGCCGCGCTGCAGTACGTGGTGGACGTGTGTGAAAACAAAGCCCCGTGCGAACTGATGGCGGACGAGGACGTGGAAAAAGGCCCCAACGGCCCCAACGGCGTGCCCACCCGCGTGCAGCGCATCGTGGCCGCCCCTGTCCTGAACGACGAAGACTTTGCCACCCTGGAAGCCGCCTGCAACGAAAAGGGCTTCCTGTGCATCCGTGACGGTCTGCGCAACCATCTGGCCGGTATCGACGTGGGTCTGACCGCCGCCGAGATGGGCGTGTCTTCCAGTGCCACCTGTCTGGTGAACACCGATAACGAAGATGCCCGTCTGGCCGGCATGATCAGCGAGATCCATGTGCTGCTGCTGGCCAAGTCCAAGCTGGTGCGCACCCTGCCCGAGATCGCCGACCGCATGCGCGAGCTGCTCATGGCCAACCCCAAGGGCGGCAACTACACGACCCTGATCAGCGGCCCCAGCCGTACCGCCGATATCGAGCGCGTGGCCGCCGTGGGCGTTCATGGCCCGCTGGAATTGCATATCATTCTTCTGGAGGACTAA
- the ldhH gene encoding L-lactate dehydrogenase (quinone) large subunit LdhH has product MSHTAPKSLSDYRKDIDSALEDSFLRRTLDTFAVAYRANREAVFKEVDERGLIKQIADAKDDACKHMEELYEQFRRVAEERGVHVHRAATAEDANRIIASIARENNVKRIIKSKSMTAEEIQLNPYLEKEGFIVDETDLGEWIIQLRHEGPSHMVMPAIHLSRYQVADDFTKETGVKQDAEDIQRLVKVARVQLRRKFINGDMGISGCNFAVAEMGAVSTVTNEGNARMVTTLPRVHVAIAGLDKLIPNLEVALTALQVLPRNATAQRLTAYVTFMAGAGECRVCEDNKKIMHVVFLDNGRTEIARDPLFSQIFRCVRCGACANVCPVFRLVGGHKMGYIYIGAIGLILTYFFHGKDKAKVLCQNCVGCESCKNVCAGGIDLPRLIREIRSRLTEEQGGGVEGTLLAAVMKNRKMFHSLLKFAKYAQKPFTGGTQFQRHLPAMFLGKHGFKALPAIANEAFRDRWAKIAPRVATPRYRVAIFGGCAQDFVYPEQLEACVKVLGARGVAVEYPMSQTCCGLPLEMMGQRKTSVDVAKQNLDAFDASKYDAIITLCASCASHLKHSYPQILEGKADAARVQLFADKVTDYSSFVHDVLGLTEKDFNNSGEKVTYHASCHICRGLGVTKAPRDLIADAATYVPCAEEDVCCGFGGTYSMKFPEISGTLLAKKLKNIEATGASRVVMDCPGCVMQLRGGVEKQGMKVKVSHIAELVAENLKN; this is encoded by the coding sequence ATGAGCCACACTGCACCCAAAAGCCTTTCGGATTACCGCAAGGATATTGATTCCGCCCTTGAGGACAGCTTCCTGCGCCGTACCCTCGACACCTTCGCCGTGGCCTACCGCGCCAACCGTGAAGCTGTGTTCAAGGAAGTGGACGAACGCGGCCTGATCAAGCAGATCGCCGATGCCAAGGACGATGCCTGCAAGCACATGGAAGAACTGTACGAACAGTTCCGCCGTGTGGCCGAGGAACGCGGCGTGCACGTGCATCGCGCCGCCACCGCCGAGGATGCCAACCGCATCATCGCCAGCATCGCCCGCGAGAACAACGTCAAGCGCATCATCAAGTCCAAGTCCATGACCGCTGAAGAAATCCAGCTGAACCCCTACCTGGAAAAGGAAGGGTTCATCGTGGACGAGACCGACCTTGGCGAATGGATCATCCAGCTGCGCCACGAAGGTCCCTCGCACATGGTCATGCCCGCCATCCACCTGTCCCGCTATCAGGTGGCCGACGACTTCACCAAGGAGACCGGCGTCAAGCAGGATGCCGAAGACATCCAGCGCCTGGTGAAAGTGGCCCGCGTGCAGCTGCGCCGCAAGTTCATCAACGGTGACATGGGCATCTCCGGCTGCAACTTCGCCGTGGCCGAGATGGGCGCCGTCAGCACCGTGACCAACGAAGGCAACGCCCGCATGGTCACCACCCTGCCGCGCGTCCATGTGGCCATCGCCGGCCTGGACAAGCTGATCCCCAACCTGGAAGTGGCCCTGACCGCCCTGCAGGTGCTGCCCCGTAACGCCACGGCCCAGCGCCTGACCGCGTACGTCACCTTCATGGCCGGTGCCGGCGAATGCCGCGTCTGTGAGGACAACAAGAAGATCATGCATGTGGTCTTCCTGGACAACGGCCGTACCGAGATCGCCCGCGATCCGCTGTTCTCCCAGATCTTCCGCTGCGTGCGCTGCGGCGCCTGCGCCAACGTCTGTCCCGTGTTCCGCCTGGTGGGCGGCCACAAGATGGGCTACATCTACATCGGCGCCATCGGCCTGATCCTGACCTACTTCTTCCACGGCAAGGACAAGGCCAAGGTGCTGTGCCAGAACTGCGTGGGCTGCGAATCCTGCAAGAACGTCTGCGCCGGCGGCATCGACCTGCCCCGCCTGATCCGCGAGATCCGCTCCCGCCTGACCGAAGAGCAGGGCGGTGGTGTGGAAGGCACCCTGCTGGCCGCCGTGATGAAGAACCGCAAGATGTTCCACAGCCTGCTCAAGTTCGCCAAGTACGCCCAGAAGCCCTTCACCGGCGGCACCCAGTTCCAGCGCCACCTGCCGGCCATGTTCCTTGGCAAGCACGGCTTCAAGGCCCTGCCCGCCATCGCCAACGAGGCCTTCCGTGACCGCTGGGCCAAGATCGCTCCGCGCGTGGCCACCCCGCGCTACCGCGTGGCCATCTTCGGCGGCTGCGCCCAGGACTTCGTCTACCCCGAACAGCTGGAAGCCTGCGTCAAGGTGCTGGGCGCCCGCGGCGTGGCCGTGGAATATCCCATGTCCCAGACCTGCTGCGGCCTGCCCCTGGAAATGATGGGCCAGCGCAAGACCTCCGTGGACGTGGCCAAGCAGAACCTGGACGCCTTCGACGCCAGCAAGTATGACGCCATCATCACCCTGTGCGCCAGCTGCGCTTCCCATCTGAAGCATTCGTACCCCCAGATCCTGGAAGGCAAGGCCGACGCCGCCCGCGTGCAGCTCTTCGCCGACAAGGTGACGGACTACAGCTCCTTCGTGCATGACGTCCTCGGCCTGACCGAGAAGGACTTCAACAACAGCGGTGAAAAGGTGACCTACCACGCCTCCTGCCACATCTGCCGCGGCCTGGGCGTGACCAAGGCCCCGCGTGACCTCATCGCCGATGCGGCCACCTATGTGCCGTGCGCCGAAGAAGACGTGTGCTGCGGTTTCGGTGGCACCTACTCCATGAAGTTCCCGGAAATCTCCGGCACGCTGCTGGCCAAGAAGCTGAAGAACATCGAAGCGACCGGTGCCTCCCGCGTGGTCATGGACTGCCCCGGCTGCGTCATGCAGCTGCGTGGTGGTGTGGAAAAGCAGGGCATGAAGGTCAAGGTCTCGCACATCGCGGAACTGGTGGCCGAAAACCTGAAAAACTAA